Proteins encoded in a region of the Anopheles ziemanni chromosome 2, idAnoZiCoDA_A2_x.2, whole genome shotgun sequence genome:
- the LOC131280988 gene encoding cytoplasmic tRNA 2-thiolation protein 2, with the protein MCSIVEDDFGDDGGEHAMKENTPQLELAGNEICRKCNSEPAVLKLNLKDPQCRQCFLNYVRHKFRASLGSSKIVRRGSRVLVIYTGTAENVTLLDMIRFGLEQDSFKQLRIVPVLLFVDDSFVTQTPERRQEQLSRRLSVLRQFNFPSYYTTSGSGKYIELPQNDSFSSTDFDQEEAQLIHTINAVRSVTSKQDLLQQIRMQTYRKIAKELSCAYVFLSDIGVDLAKTLLSNVVLGRGCTLAQDVAFCDDRDDTVKIIRPVRDINPDEIQNYLQYSEMKLDYLPNVDHFGDKPSLQNLTAAFIDNLQQSFPSTVSTVFRTGDKLDAPKSSDEQDHVHGKCCFCGALLDYRGSKTLFATEYSRLVSSRINASCNHDEILEKSKRMEVDAERAVNGEAGEKHDDLMKNLCHGCRNIFVDIDK; encoded by the exons ATGTGCAGTATTGTAGAGGATGATTTTGGTGATGATGGCGGAGAGCACGCTATGAAGGAAAACACCCCTCAACTCGAGTTGGCAGGGAACGAGATATGCCGGAAGTGCAATTCAGAACCTGCGGTTTTAAAGCTGAATTTGAAGGATCCACAGTGCCGGCAATGCTTTCTCAACTATGTGCGACACAAATTCCGAGCATCGCTGGGCTCATCGAAGATAGTCCGTCGAGGATCGCGTGTACTTGTGATATATACCGGGACGGCGGAAAATGTTACGCTTCTGGATATGATAAGGTTTGGTTTGGAGCAGGATTCGTTCAAGCAGCTTCGCATAGTGCCGGTGCTGCTTTTTGTGGACGACAGCTTCGTGACCCAAACACCGGAACGAAGGCAAGAACAATTATCGAGGCGGTTAAGCGTTCTAAGGCAATTCAACTTCCCATCATATTACACCACAAGTGGATCCGGAAAGTACATTGAATTGCCACAGAATGATAGCTTTTCCTCAACTGATTTCGACCAGGAGGAAGCACAACTTATACACACTATCAACGCAGTTCGCTCTGTTACATCGAAACAGGATCTTCTACAACAAATACGTATGCAAACGTATAGAAAAATAGCTAAAGAGCTTAGCTGCGCCTACGTGTTTCTATCGGACATTGGAGTCGATTTGGCGAAAACTCTTCTCTCGAACGTGGTGCTGGGACGCGGCTGTACCCTGGCTCAAGACGTTGCCTTTTGTGATGATCGTGATGATACGGTTAAGATCATACGACCAGTACGTGACATCAATCCCGATGAAATCCAAAACTATTTGCAGTACAGCGAAATGAAGTTGGATTATCTTCCGAACGTGGATCATTTTGGAGATAAGCCAagcctgcaaaacctaaccGCTGCGTTCATTGATAACCTACAGCAAAGTTTTCCATCGACCGTCTCAACCGTGTTTCGCACTGGCGATAAACTTGATGCTCCCAAATCATCAGACG AGCAGGATCATGTTCATGGTAAATGTTGTTTCTGTGGAGCTTTACTCGACTACCGTGGATCGAAAACTTTGTTCGCAACGGAATACTCGCGGCTTGTGTCGTCGAGAATAAATGCTTCCTGTAACCATGATGAAATATTAGAAAAGTCCAAACGGATGGAGGTCGACGCAGAGCGTGCCGTTAATGGCGAGGCGGGAGAGAAGCATGATGATCTAATGAAAAATTTGTGCCACGGTTGTCGTAATATATTTGTAGATATTGACAAAtaa
- the LOC131292057 gene encoding probable malonyl-CoA-acyl carrier protein transacylase, mitochondrial, which produces MLFRVFHRKLHRSLRLLGTDAKIPPVSSGSEKVKELLDNAATFEDIQSPSDANDWATLPYVAGTYITRDQSKKAVRPKIDPRETNVILFPGQGAQYVGMGSKLLKFPGARDIFALANEVLGYDLLKICIEGPKSKLDQTKYCQPAVMVTSLAALEQLREERPNAIENCFATAGFSLGELTALVFAGAIPFDKGLRLVQIRAEAMQLASQQTKSGMATVLFGADGRIGDACKEAKNWCIEKGIENPDCRVANYLYPGCKVLAGNEEALRFLEANAKRFNIRRLKRLPVSGAFHTELMQSAVEPFATALRKIKVEDPIISVHSNVDGKTYKNAGHIVGQLPKQIVRPVKWEQLLHIMYERKQGEYFPRTFECGPGKGLKAILKQVNAKAWDSALNVEA; this is translated from the coding sequence ATGTTGTTTCGAGTTTTCCATCGCAAGCTGCACCGTTCATTACGCCTTCTTGGCACGGACGCTAAAATACCACCAGTATCAAGTGGGAGCGAAAAAGTGAAGGAACTGCTAGACAATGCCGCCACATTCGAAGACATCCAATCTCCAAGCGATGCCAACGATTGGGCAACTCTCCCGTACGTTGCCGGCACATATATCACGCGCGACCAGTCGAAAAAAGCTGTACGGCCAAAGATCGATCCTAGGGAAACGAATGTTATCCTGTTCCCCGGACAAGGTGCCCAGTACGTGGGAATGGGCTCGAAACTACTGAAGTTCCCAGGGGCACGCGATATTTTTGCCCTCGCTAACGAAGTGCTGGGGTACGATCTGCTGAAGATCTGCATCGAAGGCCCCAAGAGTAAGCTCGACCAGACAAAGTACTGCCAACCGGCCGTAATGGTCACATCCCTGGCCGCGTTGGAGCAGCTGCGCGAAGAAAGACCAAATGCGATCGAAAACTGCTTCGCAACGGCCGGCTTCAGTTTAGGGGAGCTGACGGCACTCGTTTTCGCCGGTGCCATTCCCTTCGACAAGGGTCTTCGATTGGTGCAGATTCGCGCGGAAGCGATGCAGCTGGCGAGCCAGCAAACGAAAAGTGGAATGGCCACGGTCCTCTTCGGGGCGGACGGACGTATCGGGGATGCGTGCAAGGAGGCGAAAAATTGGTGCATCGAAAAAGGAATCGAAAATCCAGACTGCCGGGTTGCGAACTATCTCTACCCAGGCTGTAAGGTGTTGGCGGGGAATGAGGAAGCGCTACGGTTTCTGGAAGCGAATGCGAAACGTTTCAACATTCGGCGCCTCAAGCGGTTGCCCGTCAGTGGGGCTTTTCATACCGAACTCATGCAATCGGCTGTGGAACCTTTTGCTACCGCCCTGCGCAAGATTAAGGTGGAGGATCCCATCATCAGCGTGCACTCGAATGTCGATGGTAAGACGTACAAAAATGCTGGTCACATCGTAGGCCAGCTGCCGAAACAGATTGTTCGGCCGGTCAAGTGGGAGCAGTTGCTGCACATTATGTACGAAAGGAAACAGGGGGAGTATTTTCCTCGGACATTCGAATGTGGTCCCGGTAAGGGTCTAAAAGCTATCTTAAAACAGGTTAATGCAAAGGCGTGGGACTCTGCGTTGAATGTGGAAGCGTAG
- the LOC131281406 gene encoding leukocyte surface antigen CD53 — protein sequence MKSKLMDNIRERLDSCGTKTIKYLLFVFNLIFAISGLILLVAGIIVLVDVNDYQHFVQDRLMAPPVVLIVVGSFVFLVASLGCYGAIKESPKLLNAFAVFLLIVFLIEVAVAVAAIAFKADLQDALRKQLDKSIARHNSADMAAWDSVHKQMMCCGIQGPKDWYDNLNKTMPASCCKPDLIEPETNDCKNAPPLFMDRYYQDGCLMKLEDHFHKNAVVLIAVGFAIAIFQLLGVFFACWLSTAIKRSHA from the exons ATGAAATCCAAGCTGATGGACAACATTCGCGAGCGATTGGATTCCTGTGGGACCAAGACTATCAAATATTTACTATTTGTGTTTAATCTAATTTTTGCG ATTTCTGGACTGATCCTGCTTGTGGCAGGCATCATCGTGCTGGTAGATGTCAACGACTATCAGCATTTCGTGCAGGACCGCCTAATGGCCCCACCTGTGGTCTTGATCGTGGTTGGATCCTTCGTGTTTCTGGTTGCTTCCCTCGGTTGCTATGGCGCAATCAAAGAGTCTCCAAAGCTGTTGAATGCGTTTGCCGTCTTCCTGTTGATAGTGTTCTTGATCGAGGTGGccgtggcggtggcggcgatCGCTTTCAAGGCCGATCTGCAGGATGCACTTCGCAAACAGTTGGACAAATCGATCGCTCGCCACAACAGTGCTGACATGGCGGCCTGGGACAGCGTCCACAAGCAGATGATGTGCTGCGGTATCCAGGGACCGAAGGATTGGTACGACAACCTCAACAAAACTATGCCCGCCAGCTGCTGCAAACCAGACCTGATCGAACCGGAAACAAACGATTGCAAAAATGCACCACCACTATTCATGGATCGTTACTATCAG GATGGCTGTCTCATGAAACTGGAAGATCATTTCCACAAAAATGCAGTAGTTTTGATTGCCGTTGGGTTCGCAATTGCCATTTTCCAACTCTTGGGGGTATTTTTCGCCTGCTGGTTATCGACTGCTATCAAGAGAAGCCACGCCTAA
- the LOC131286466 gene encoding uncharacterized protein LOC131286466: MKVLIILSAVLCSVLAKDQPRKAIVHLEGSTGVTGNVTISQSSCTEPVFIEINVIRLTPGKHGFHIHEKGDLTDGCASTGGHYNPDKVSHGAPNDQVRHVGDLGNIVADEDGNAKTSYSDTVVSLYGARSVIGRAIVIHAEVDDLGKTNHPDSQKTGNAGGRVACGVIGILEPFAEPAEECSSGQQVLLPAFTLLMSLLAARMLI; encoded by the exons ATGAAGGTGCTAATTATTCTATCGGCAGTGCTGTGCAGCGTGTTGGCAAAG GATCAACCGAGAAAAGCGATCGTCCACTTGGAGGGTTCCACGGGTGTCACTGGTAACGTGACGATCTCGCAGTCCTCTTGTACCGAACCGGTCTTCATTGAAATCAACGTTATTAGACTGACGCCAGGCAAGCATGGATTCCACATTCACGAAAAGGGAGACCTGACTGACGGATGTGCCAGCACCGGTGGCCACTACAATCCGGACAAG GTCAGCCATGGTGCCCCGAACGATCAGGTGCGTCACGTTGGAGACCTGGGCAACATCGTTGCGGACGAGGACGGTAACGCAAAGACGTCGTACTCGGACACGGTCGTTTCGCTCTATGGAGCCCGTAGCGTTATCGGTCGCGCCATCGTCATCCACGCCGAGGTGGACGATCTAGGAAAGACCAACCATCCGGACTCGCAAAAAACCGGAAACGCAGGCGGTCGTGTGGCTTGCGGAGTGATCGGAATTCT TGAACCCTTCGCGGAGCCAGCTGAGGAGTGCAGCAGCGGCCAGCAGGTCCTGTTGCCAGCGTTCACGTTGTTGATGTCGCTTTTGGCAGCGCGTATGTTAATCTAG
- the LOC131293914 gene encoding uncharacterized protein LOC131293914 → MLYRHPAGRAQCLPAVVFPIGLLLLYCSGCISPVQCLPKVFRSNDICGVYNGHRVYFELGDRGQLQATNVTIPYLSRTALVNQTTPNVCTLELVTCPSCNFKISLSYSNFPAKCAVHNEPPCRCDYLEFTEPPFDSTEYTGRRNCGHDVVYQTQTRSVLIKFVYWSNHSHAFTLDYVAERNRETIQANPGPAPNVTSINNYLHHRIIATPYFPSYYPRDFGKEYVLSCNVEACRINVIFSDFQLAKTSTMEFYDWNGQRLGAVSGAIFRPPVIQSTGPSMIIRFYANGGSGLGYRALVSFLNIASSAEESLHPNTNCGGVVENIGGAITMMKMLDGTNDTRVFDCVWLIKPPNTYAHLKTHLSLKVETFEKLGPHSMLTVIQGTTSDGTVLSVTKVDGGLAKKDLVVPLTSGFYVHLRATFGQLSRLALVYAGFSYLDCYMGTEFLCQNRKCIPIQLHCDGFDHCGDESDEPESCVQEWAGEPIDRRWYSHTPNYYFPKMDHYPDLRTATIIFIASSLGLIMLISALIVLLYRTGSRARHQRELQSQLQTISELLVSVILVDSNNTHGPEELDDPPMYEAPPNYDEIIKVGMDEEMTRKRRRRSSSASGRRSRMRRSRRPSNTSEVHNPILEVQLPPETGSIPSTSGYTLGRGGNGFDECDHYDSDAYERYSDVDIDDHDLRLANWAQTADRGDFLISSRILETPASPAGPSQSVDAPTSSPPPTYDQSNARFFASCTAAQQAASVAAGITRSIAEDAVPITLGISFHPSTTVVSLPSCSVITRPVEISTLTSAPAPPSTNTPMSATINQTLSTSTEYSNGNIICTSTVLANSNAIITSSSNMHPTVTWNESTQTERPWQMFGGSLDDHRSMQRQVPAPLATTQTSYNSLDFDQMQEIDTYLLGYGNATSEDNGVSSVSSQETINSNRTSLTQLTVSTTGSFPPTVCLCQSLRRALSNPQGHAVTSPAPASSVLSYEMISKHCPACRGQSMGRSATLQQAAIPATSGPTYCAHCNGRITGAPGFHQTTRNSNETSGEQRENEKTVLPTSAMCTCVGKFPSQSNITRTTSAVGTLLATRTFSMDRLDDGGFPGGSYGNDRRSARSSTSAVSRFDAYMNANYATTNNDRRNEA, encoded by the exons ATGCTGTATCGCCATCCGGCTGGGCGCGCTCAGTGTTTGCCTGCAGTGGTTTTTCCCATCGGTTTGCTACTTCTTTACTGCTCCGGTTGCATTTCACCAGTGCAATGCCTACCGAAAGTGTTCCGTAGTAACGACATTTGCGGGGTGTACAATGGCCATCGGGTTTACTTCGAGCTCGGAGATCGTGGCCAGCTGCAAGCGACTAATGTGACCATTCCTTAC CTCTCTCGAACGGCGTTGGTGAACCAAACCACCCCCAACGTTTGTACGCTCGAGCTGGTAACATGTCCATCGTGCAACTTCAAAATCTCATTAAG CTACTCGAACTTTCCGGCCAAGTGTGCTGTTCACAATGAACCGCCGTGCCGCTGCGACTATCTGGAATTTACTGAGCCACCGTTCGATTCGACGGAATACACCGGTCGGCGCAACTGTGGCCACGATGTGGTCTACCAAACGCAAACCCGTTCGGTGTTGATTAAATTCGTGTACTGGAGTAATCATTCGCATGCGTTCACCTTGGATTACGTTGCCGAGC GCAATCGTGAGACAATTCAAGCAAATCCCGGACCCGCCCCCAATGTGACCAGTATTAATAACTATCTGCACCACCGTATCATCGCTACCCCCTACTTTCCTTCCTACTATCCGAGGGATTTCGGGAAGGAGTACGTCCTTAGCTGCAATGTCGAAGCGTGCCGCATCAATGTGATCTTCAGTGACTTCCAGTTGGCGAAAACGTCCACAATGGAATTCTACGACTGGAACGGGCAGCGCTTGGGAGCCGTGTCGGGGGCAATATTCCGCCCACCGGTCATTCAGAGCACAGGTCCTTCCATGATCATACGATTCTACGCTAACGGGGGCTCGGGGTTGGGCTACCGTGCGCTCGTATCCTTCCTGAATATTGCCAGCTCCGCGGAAGAGTCGCTGCATCCAAACACGAACTGTGGCGGCGTGGTGGAGAACATCGGCGGAGCGATCacgatgatgaagatgctCGATGGGACCAACGACACGCGAGTGTTCGATTGTGTGTGGCTCATAAAGCCCCCGAACACGTACGCCCATCTCAAGACGCACCTATCGCTGAAGGTGGAGACCTTCGAGAAATTGGGTCCCCATTCGATGCTAACCGTCATTCAGGGGACCACTTCCGACGGGACGGTACTCAGTGTGACGAAAGTTGATGGGGGGCTTGCGAAGAAAGATTTGGTGGTTCCTCTGACGTCTGGCTTCTACGTTCATCTTCGGGCAACATTCGGTCAACTGTCGCGCCTTGCGTTGGTTTACGCGGGATTTAGCTATTTAG ACTGTTACATGGGAACGGAGTTTCTCTGCCAGAATCGAaaatgcattcccatacagcTACACTGCGACGGTTTTGATCACTGTGGGGACGAAAGCGACGAACCGGAGAGCTGCGTCCAAGAATGGGCCGGTGAACCGATCGACCGACGGTGGTATTCGCACACCCCGAACTACTACTTTCCCAAGATGGACCACTATCCCGATCTGCGTACCGCCACCATCATTTTCATTGCCAGCAGTCTCGGACTTATCATGCTTATATCGGCCCTCATAGTGCTCCTTTATCGCACCGGAAGCCGGGCACGCCACCAGCGGGAACTTCAGAGTCAGCTGCAAACGATCAGTGAACTACTAG TAAGTGTTATTCTTGTAGACAGCAACAATACGCACGGCCCGGAAGAACTAGACGATCCACCGATGtacgaagcacccccaaactACGACGAGATCATCAAGGTGGGAATGGACGAAGAAATGACGCGTAAACGACGCCGGCGTTCCTCATCGGCGTCCGGAAGACGCAGCCGTATGAGGCGCTCACGCCGACCGAGCAACACATCGGAGGTGCATAATCCCATACTGGAGGTTCAACTTCCTCCCGAGACGGGCAGCATTCCCTCGACGAGTGGCTATACGCTGGGCCGTGGTGGGAATGGGTTTGATGAATGCGACCACTACGATAGTGATGCGTACGAACGTTATTCGGACGTGGACATCGACGATCATGATCTACGGCTGGCCAACTGGGCTCAAACAGCAGACCGGGGTGATTTTCTCATCAGCTCCCGTATACTAG AAACTCCAGCGTCGCCTGCGGGCCCGAGCCAAAGCGTCGATGCTCCAACCTCCAGCCCACCGCCCACGTACGACCAAAGCAATGCTCGATTCTTTGCGAGCTGCACCGCGGCGCAACAAGCGGCCAGCGTTGCGGCTGGCATCACGCGTAGCATTGCGGAAGACGCTGTCCCGATCACACTCGGAATAAGTTTCCATCCCAGCACCACCGTTGTCAGCTTGCCTTCGTGCTCGGTCATCACACGTCCCGTGGAAATATCAACGTTAACATCAGCACCTGCACCACCGTCCACAAACACTCCGATGTCAGCTACTATCAACCAGACTTTGAGCACATCAACGGAGTATTCGAACGGAAACATTATTTGCACTAGCACTGTGTTAGCGAACAGCAATGCCATTATCACGTCAAGTAGTAACATGCATCCTACGGTCACTTGGAACGAGTCAACCCAGACAGAGCGTCCGTGGCAAATGTTTGGAGGAAGCTTAGATGACCATAGGTCTATGCAAAGACAAGTCCCTGCACCACTTGCAACGACGCAGACATCTTACAACTCATTGGACTTTGATCAGATGCAGGAGATCGATACCTATCTTCTTGGATATGGTAATGCAACGTCGGAGGACAATGGAGT atctTCCGTCAGCAGTCAAGAAACGATCAACTCCAACCGAACTTCCCTAACGCAGCTAACAGTGTCCACGACTGGATCGTTTCCTCCGACCGTCTGTCTCTGCCAGTCGCTCAGGAGGGCACTAAGCAATCCCCAGGGCCATGCAGTTACGTCCCCTGCACCAGCATCCTCCGTTCTAAGCTACGAGATGATCAGCAAACATTGTCCTGCTTGTCGAGGGCAATCGATGGGTCGTAGCGCTACGCTCCAGCAAGCTGCTATCCCTGCTACATCAGGACCTACATACTGTGCACATTGCAATGGGCGCATCACGGGCGCGCCGGGCTTTCATCAGACGACCCGCAACAGTAACGAGACGAGCGGAGAGcagcgagaaaacgaaaagaccGTCCTGCCTACCAGCGCCATGTGCACATGCGTTGGGAAGTTTCCATCACAAAGCAACATCACGCGGACGACATCCGCCGTGGGGACGTTGCTAGCCACGCGCACTTTTTCGATGGATCGGTTGGATGATGGCGGCTTCCCTGGTGGAAGCTACGGCAACGATCGACGCAGTGCGCGCAGCTCAACCAGTGCCGTGTCCCGATTCGATGCGTACATGAATGCAAACTATGCCACCACCAACAATGACCGGCGAAACGAAGCATAA
- the LOC131286959 gene encoding DNA primase small subunit — protein MPELEETKAKTSFDPNILQDLLPLYYKRLFPHKQFYRWMSYGRSEVSVFSNREFSFTLQDDIYIRYQSFENQQDLEREICTKAPFKIDIGAVYNIRPKDHRGSIAMHPVQRELVFDIDMTDYDDIRTCCNEANACQLCWKFMSIACRVLDEALREDFGFDHLLWVFSGRRGIHCWVSDKSARHLDTAARSAIAQYLNVLISGGEGSTSRVIIHDEMHPSVKRAYRIIEPMFEEICLVDQNIFGTAEGVKKLLANIQDPATRTDLEKRLKSAQGDSKRVWKEFTSYFEELRVTGNNRYRRYKFVVEETILAFTYPRLDINVTKGFNHLLKSPFCVHPKTGKVCIPFNPNIAFKFDPTDVPTITDLLKEVNTFDEKNTVEGEETRSRIKDYKKTSMFKGTVIFEEFLRKLEQTFKGKAAALSDKKMEF, from the exons ATGCCCGAATTAGAAGAGACGAAAGCTAAAACGAGCTTTGACCCTAATATATTGCAGGACTTACTACCGCTGTACTATAAGCGATTATTTCCCCATAAACAGTTTTATCGATGGATGTCTTACGGACGTT CGGAAGTTTCGGTATTTTCCAATCGAGAGTTTTCGTTCACTCTGCAGGATGACATCTACATTCGGTACCAATCGTTCGAAAATCAACAAGACCTCGAGCGGGAAATATGCACAAAAGCGCCGTTCAAAATTGACATCGGAGCCGTCTACAACATACGCCCGAAAGATCATCGCGGCAGCATTGCCATGCATCCGGTCCAGCGCGAACTCGTGTTTGATATCGATATGACAGATTACGACGATATTCGTACATGCTGCAACGAGGCCAATGCATGCCAGCTGTGCTGGAAGTTTATGTCCATTGCGTGTCGCGTACTGGACGAAGCTTTGCGTGAGGATTTCGGGTTTGATCACTTGCTGTGGGTATTCAGCGGTCGCCGTGGTATACATTGTTGGGTGTCGGATAAATCGGCCCGACACCTGGACACGGCTGCTCGTTCAGCGATCGCGCAATACTTAAATGTACTCATTTCCGGCGGCGAGGGATCAACTTCGCGCGTCATCATCCACGATGAGATGCATCCGAGTGTAAAACGGGCGTACCGTATCATCGAACCAATGTTCGAGGAGATATGCCTTGTGGATCAGAATATTTTCGGCACGGCCGAGGGCGTAAAGAAACTGCTGGCCAACATTCAGGATCCCGCCACTCGCACGGACCTCGAGAAGCGCCTCAAGTCGGCACAGGGCGATTCTAAGCGCGTATGGAAGGAGTTTACATCATATTTCGAAGAGCTGCGCGTAACGGGCAACAATCGTTATCGGCGGTACAAGTTCGTCGTCGAGGAAACCATTCTGGCGTTCACGTACCCGCGCCTCGACATCAACGTTACGAAAGGATTTAACCACTTGCTGAAATCACCATTCTGCGTGCACCCGAAAACAGGGAAGGTCTGCATACCCTTCAATCCCAATATCGCCTTCAAATTCGATCCGACCGATGTGCCAACGATAAC CGATCTGCTGAAGGAAGTGAACACGTTCGACGAAAAAAACACAGTCGAAGGTGAAGAGACACGCTCACGGATTAAGGACTACAAAAAAACGAGCATGTTCAAGGGGACCGTAATCTTCGAGGAGTTTCTCCGAAAGTTGGAGCAGACATTCAAAGGCAAGGCGGCGGCGCTCAGCGACAAAAAAATGGAGTTCTAA
- the LOC131290452 gene encoding bladder cancer-associated protein, which translates to MYCLQCLIPVLLIPKPTNPALMQTHVMFIVLYLIGFFLERKPCTICSLVFVMAVFLLCNSGNCLFWGNCEGHTCENG; encoded by the coding sequence ATGTACTGCTTGCAATGCCTCATCCCGGTGTTATTGATTCCCAAGCCGACGAATCCGGCGCTCATGCAAACCCACGTCATGTTTATCGTGCTCTACCTGATCGGATTCTTTCTGGAGCGTAAACCCTGCACCATATGCAGCCTAGTATTTGTGATGGCCGTTTTCCTGCTATGCAACAGTGGCaactgtttgttttggggAAATTGCGAGGGTCATACTTGCGAGAATGGCTAA
- the LOC131281256 gene encoding putative mediator of RNA polymerase II transcription subunit 26: protein MLEKEPDSMAVTMKQDYAASEVYSTTSEAPPAYKVRQANSVKIAKIIAITVVLSSFILGSFILASSYLQAKQSCDQMQALDAVLNKELMLEAMQQELPKAQALMQDNLSADESNLQTIDRDDAKKHKQEESHKQHKEDSDESSDSEDEDDSSNDGESDESVDMNNRIHVKLPLDLHLTDLANAILRENQKSRMNCIVERRRSEEMVDSPAKMMRLPFGMDMATDPKQQKVTGERIAIFCESGNELKNEEAEPVRQVLIPIPPVRAFGPITHLPQQMGPAPQTIIRQMPQTFFRMPFMNPHNQPQPHQQPQQLPQQLPPIPAQMMQAPHPDAPMGRPNFHPFLRQLPQIIAAQMHQQSPPQPQPEMPPRTEVRIHLQRIPIPEIMRPFLPPQIMRSQPEPEQPQQQLPQQPQQPQPPQPQEVQIREMPLDMAMQKFGMPSSDEMNVADFAAQKFTEQLRSLIARIAESEESEEETDSYRNAPNQEGPSPHSDERELQEQQPPRPTEPETAHQEDQEQQQLPSQQPQQQQPHQPESQEMIPMGRIHYGRSLLTPINLPGKVVETAPSEEDAVRPHYVQPRSV from the exons GCCTACAAAGTGCGCCAGGCCAATTCGGTGAAGATCGCCAAGATCATCGCCATCACCGTGGTGCTATCGTCCTTCATTCTGGGATCGTTCATCCTGGCCTCGTCCTATTTGCAGGCCAAGCAGTCTTGCGACCAAATGCAGGCCCTCGATGCAGTCCTAAACAAGGAGCTAATGCTGGAGGCGATGCAGCAG GAACTACCGAAGGCGCAGGCTTTGATGCAGGACAACCTCTCGGCCGACGAATCCAACCTCCAGACGATCGATCGGGACGACGCCAAGAAGCACAAGCAGGAGGAGTCCCACAAGCAGCACAAGGAAGATTCGGATGAGTCGAGCGATTCCGAGGATGAAGACGATTCGTCGAACGATGGCGAGAGCGACGAGTCGGTCGACATGAACAATCGTATCCACGTTAAGTTACCGCTGGATCTGCATCTGACCGACCTGGCAAACGCCATCCTACGGGAGAACCAGAA ATCCCGCATGAACTGCATCGTCGAGCGACGCCGTTCGGAGGAAATGGTTGATTCTCCCGCCAAAATGATGCGCCTTCCGTTCGGAATGGATATGGCCACCGATCCCAAGCAGCAGAAGGTCACCGGCGAGCGCATTGCCATTTTCTGCGAATCTGGAAACGAGCTGAA GAATGAAGAGGCTGAACCCGTCCGTCAGGTGTTGATTCCGATTCCGCCAGTGCGTGCCTTCGGTCCAATCACTCATCTGCCCCAGCAGATGGGCCCAGCGCCCCAGACGATCATTCGTCAGATGCCGCAAACGTTCTTCCGTATGCCCTTCATGAACCCTCACAATCAGCCTCAGCCCCACCAGCAGCCCCAGCAGCTGCCACAGCAGCTTCCTCCGATTCCAGCCCAGATGATGCAGGCACCGCACCCGGACGCACCAATGGGACGCCCGAACTTCCATCCATTCCTCCGGCAGCTGCCTCAGATCATTGCCGCCCAGATGCACCAGCAATCTCCCCCGCAGCCCCAGCCAGAAATGCCGCCACGCACTGAGGTCCGCATCCACCTGCAGCGTATCCCAATCCCGGAGATCATGCGCCCCTTCCTGCCGCCACAGATCATGCGCAGCCAGCCGGAACCGGAGCAGCCGCAGCAACAGCTACCCCAGCAGCCGCAGCAACCCCAGCCACCGCAACCGCAGGAGGTACAGATCCGTGAGATGCCACTCGATATGGCCATGCAGAAGTTCGGCATGCCCTCGTCGGACGAGATGAACGTTGCCGACTTTGCCGCGCAGAAGTTCACCGAGCAGCTGCGTTCGCTCATTGCCCGTATCGCCGAGTCGGAGGAAAGCGAAGAGGAAACCGATTCGTATCGTAACGCCCCGAATCAGGAAGGTCCCTCGCCGCACTCGGATGAGCGCGAACTCCAGGAGCAGCAGCCACCACGTCCCACCGAACCGGAAACGGCGCACCAGGAGGACCAagaacagcagcagctcccATCGCAGCAaccacagcagcaacagccacATCAGCCGGAATCACAGGAAATGATCCCGATGGGACGTATCCATTACGGTCGCAGCCTACTGACTCCGATCAACCTTCCTGGCAAGGTCGTGGAAACGGCTCCCTCTGAGGAGGATGCTGTCCGCCCGCATT aTGTCCAACCACGATCGGTTTAG